The following coding sequences lie in one Arachis ipaensis cultivar K30076 chromosome B03, Araip1.1, whole genome shotgun sequence genomic window:
- the LOC107633428 gene encoding uncharacterized protein LOC107633428, whose product MGCSGNSFGSSVIKMELWSIWKGLAWAWEAGLKLVVCETDCAAAFELVTGWQVPLWHLEKEVIQLIFDLKLRRDWDIRFELIPREANVVADRLAKMGSGGSGTDEVHLWHQPPEVVCPLLLLRT is encoded by the coding sequence ATGGGATGCTCAGGAAATTCCTTTGGATCTAGTGTCATCAAGATGGAGTTGTGGAGTATATGGAAAGGTTTGGCTTGGGCTTGGGAGGCGGGTCTTAAGCTTGTTGTCTGTGAGACAGATTGCGCAGCAGCTTTTGAGCTAGTGACTGGTTGGCAAGTTCCACTCTGGCACCTTGAAAAAGAAGTAATACAACTGATCTTTGACTTGAAGTTAAGAAGGGATTGGGATATTCGTTTTGAGCTTATCCCGAGAGAAGCTAATGTCGTGGCAGATCGGTTGGCAAAGATGGGATCTGGAGGTAGCGGAACTGATGAGGTTCACCTTTGGCACCAGCCACCAGAGGTGGTTTGTCCTCTCTTACTGTTAAGAAcctga